The following are encoded together in the Daucus carota subsp. sativus chromosome 5, DH1 v3.0, whole genome shotgun sequence genome:
- the LOC108222088 gene encoding transcription repressor OFP16 — MHPPSSSQSSSPIQQQTQENNNQNPSKISSILINNFNSLYHDPDNYNHATTSSSSTMPPPSPQSDDTDSTTPDFAAVYKSRRFFFSSPGHSNSITESATSSLSSSSCSSSLPERDNGVVDGGVPVPTFSPDPYLDFRRSMQEMVEARDLADAREQMDYLHDLLTCYLSLNPKSTHKFIIGAFADLLVSLMTSSPVEG; from the coding sequence ATGCATCCCCCATCATCATCTCAATCTTCATCTCCCATTCAACAACAAACTCAAGAAAACAACAATCAAAACCCTAGCAAAATCTCTTCAATCCTCATCAACAACTTCAACTCACTCTATCATGATCCAGATAATTACAATCATGCCACTACAAGTTCCAGTTCCACCATGCCTCCTCCTTCGCCGCAATCCGATGACACCGACTCCACCACGCCGGATTTCGCCGCCGTGTACAAATCCCGCCGCTTCTTCTTCTCCTCCCCGGGCCACTCCAACTCCATCACCGAATCCGCCACGTCATCCTTGTCCTCATCATCTTGCTCGTCATCATTGCCGGAGAGAGACAACGGAGTCGTCGACGGTGGAGTCCCGGTGCCGACTTTTTCTCCGGACCCTTATCTGGACTTCCGGCGATCCATGCAAGAAATGGTGGAGGCACGTGACTTGGCGGATGCGAGGGAGCAGATGGACTACTTGCATGACCTACTCACGTGCTATCTTTCATTAAACCCTAAGAGCACACACAAGTTCATAATTGGAGCATTTGCTGACCTGCTTGTCAGCCTGATGACGTCATCGCCGGTGGAGGGTTAG
- the LOC108222416 gene encoding late embryogenesis abundant protein D-34 has translation MSQQQPRRPQQEQPIKYGDVFDVSGQLSSQPVAPNDASAMQAAENMVLGKTQKGGPASVMQSAAAANLQRGVVGRHEGTPIASEQGVTISEAEIAGTRIITEAVGGQVVGQYLEPGKFKMPSPAGVLGSDSITIGEALETTALTAGDKPVDQSDAAAIQAAEVRASGYAYPGGVAAAAQSAADYNARTMNVASKTKLGDVLADASIRLAEDKAVTREDAEGVVGAEVRNNPEMMTYPGGVASSMAAAARLNQDPTF, from the exons atgAGCCAGCAACAACCACGCAGACCCCAACAAGAACAGCCCATCAAATACGGCGACGTATTTGATGTTTCCGGGCAGTTGAGCTCCCAACCCGTCGCCCCCAACGACGCCTCCGCCATGCAGGCTGCGGAGAATATGGTGCTTGGTAAGACGCAGAAGGGTGGTCCGGCCTCTGTCATGCAGTCGGCGGCGGCTGCTAATCTGCAGCGCGGCGTCGTTGGCCGCCACGAGGGCACCCCCATAGCTAGTGAACAAGGGGTCACTATTTCTGAAGCTGAAATCGCTGGAACTCGAATCATTACCGAGGCTGTCGGAGGACAG GTGGTGGGGCAATACTTGGAACCAGGGAAATTTAAGATGCCAAGCCCGGCTGGTGTGCTCGGCAGTGATTCGATTACTATAGGCGAGGCTTTGGAGACCACTGCCTTAACCGCGGGAGATAAGCCTGTAGATCAGAGTGATGCAGCTGCTATACAAGCAGCTGAAGTGAGAGCAAGTGGCTATGCTTATCCTGGTGGAGTGGCGGCAGCTGCTCAATCTGCCGCGGATTATAATGCTCGTACCATGAATGTTGCCAGCAAAACTAAGCTCGGTGATGTCCTTGCT GATGCATCGATTAGGTTGGCTGAAGACAAGGCGGTGACGAGGGAAGATGCGGAGGGAGTGGTTGGGGCAGAAGTGAGGAACAATCCGGAGATGATGACTTATCCTGGTGGAGTGGCTTCTTCCATGGCTGCTGCAGCCAGGCTTAATCAAGACCCAACTTTCTAA
- the LOC108223499 gene encoding uncharacterized protein LOC108223499, translating to METLVVVDQHRGRYQGKNRGNGPSPSRVFREINCRTFQSGVGILPTPVKAWKPVGKQAGGSPSVGNFVKTPSRDCVRSVVGGKHKSAGSFMQTPSPNCGKSVVEGKNSSRKSRSGLKKSSSVPTPFNVKINSDEERFLYCKKLSYSELWAGPAYSNSPPPSSLPIPKFSVPPKRTGSLELPSPEPDVHLHQVSRSAPPSPKRDHANSGRNVFHSADYASATKDLRRILNLDMDDE from the coding sequence ATGGAGACGCTTGTAGTTGTTGATCAGCATAGGGGTAGGTATCAGGGGAAGAATAGGGGTAATGGACCTTCGCCGTCTAGGGTTTTTAGGGAGATTAATTGTAGGACTTTTCAGTCTGGGGTAGGGATACTTCCGACACCTGTTAAGGCTTGGAAGCCTGTTGGGAAGCAAGCTGGGGGGTCGCCTTCTGTGGGGAATTTTGTGAAAACTCCGTCACGTGATTGTGTTAGGTCTGTAGTTGGAGGGAAACATAAGAGCGCGGGAAGTTTCATGCAAACGCCGTCTCCTAATTGCGGTAAGTCTGTAGTTGAAGGGAAAAACAGCAGTAGGAAATCGAGGTCAGGGTTGAAGAAAAGTAGTTCAGTTCCGACCCCGTTTAATGTGAAAATTAATTCTGATGAGGAGAGGTTTTTGTATTGTAAGAAGTTGTCTTACTCTGAGCTTTGGGCCGGACCTGCGTATTCAAATTCACCACCTCCTAGTTCTCTGCCCATTCCCAAGTTTTCTGTTCCGCCAAAGCGGACTGGGTCTCTTGAGTTGCCTTCTCCGGAACCAGACGTACATTTGCACCAGGTTTCTAGGTCTGCTCCTCCATCCCCAAAAAGAGATCATGCCAATTCTGGTAGAAATGTTTTTCACAGTGCAGACTATGCAAGTGCGACCAAGGATCTGCGTCGCATCCTCAATCTCGATATGGATGATGAATGA
- the LOC108219763 gene encoding FCS-Like Zinc finger 8 — MADQHSLPSPTNQTTPIPLLFGSPRFFSGSFRKGTSSIFDSETMMSPTSILDSKKVSTLISPFGYDQNLSKPQNSSSQENKHSPEKGLGLALVDSLNDDKNPENFNFIKPKLKIQIPTLPLSVCSPTLSPKSPADFGIKTPNRNSPFLGSKSSFKGLNSIVQASDSLNSPTAALTLSEMELSEDYTCVISHGPNPRTVRIYDNCVVESCNGVAGMTDLKKESSLESPSQSFLNLCPSCKKDLGDGKDRDEDALSSNKCLCHEMILSEVKNKEMNSGM, encoded by the exons GGCTGACCAACACTCATTACCATCTCCAACAAATCAAACAACACCCATTCCATTGCTTTTTGGTTCTCCAAGATTTTTCAGTGGATCATTCAGAAAGGGTACTAGTAGTATCTTTGATTCTGAAACCATGATGAGTCCAACTTCAATTCTTGACAGCAAAAAGGTCTCAACTTTGATTAGCCCATTTGGCTATGATCAGAACTTGTCAAAACCCCAGAACTCATCATCCCAAGAAAACAAACACTCACCTGAGAAAGGCCTTGGCCTTGCTCTTGTTGACTCACTAAATGATGACAAAAATCCAGAGAACTTCAATTTCATCAAACCAAAGCTAAAGATTCAAATCCCCACTCTTCCATTGTCTGTATGTTCACCAACTCTATCACCAAAGTCTCCTGCTGACTTTGGGATCAAGACCCCGAATCGGAATTCGCCATTCTTGGGTTCAAAGTCTTCTTTTAAGGGACTTAACTCTATTGTTCAAGCAAGTGATTCTTTGAATTCTCCTACAGCAGCACTGACTCTGAGTGAAATGGAGCTTTCTGAGGATTATACATGTGTGATTTCCCATGGGCCTAATCCAAGAACTGTTCGTATATATGATAATTGTGTTGTTGAAAGCTGCAATGGTGTTGCTGGGATGACTGACTTGAAGAAAGAGTCTAGCTTGGAATCACCATCTCagagttttttaaatttatgccCCAGCTGCAAGAAGGATCTTGGTGATGGCAAAGACAG GGATGAGGATGCTTTGTCCAGTAACAAATGTTTATGCCATGAGATGATCTTATCAGAAGTGAAGAACAAAGAAATGAACAGTGGTATGTAG